A stretch of DNA from Synechococcus sp. JA-3-3Ab:
TCTCGAGCTCCAGGGGAACGCCGACTTTGACGCGGTTGTTGCCTAGGACAATGCCATTTTCTGTCTGCTGGCCCCGTCCCCGCAAGGTAAACACCAGATCAAAGCGGTAGGGCTCGGGGTCAGGCAAGTTTTCGACCCGTCCATCGGGAAAAACCACCGGCACAGTGCGGCTGACGTTTTCCACCCGCACCACCTCCACCTGGCCGTAGGGTTGGTTGCGGATGATCAAGTCGGCCTTCTGACCTGCTTGAAAAGGTTCCAGGGATCGGCTGCTGACTCCCCGCACAATCATATCCACTTCCACCGGCAGCGTGGGGCCACCCCCCACCTGGACGACGCTGCCCGCCTGCCGCCCTGGCAAAAACAGGACAGCCACAATCGCCGCCACCACAATTGCCAGCGCCCCCAGATCCAGGAGACTGACTTTGCCCAGGAGACGCCCCTGTTGGTCGACGAGCCGCATGGCCCTCTTTTCTCCAACCCAC
This window harbors:
- a CDS encoding DUF4330 domain-containing protein, which translates into the protein MRLVDQQGRLLGKVSLLDLGALAIVVAAIVAVLFLPGRQAGSVVQVGGGPTLPVEVDMIVRGVSSRSLEPFQAGQKADLIIRNQPYGQVEVVRVENVSRTVPVVFPDGRVENLPDPEPYRFDLVFTLRGRGQQTENGIVLGNNRVKVGVPLELETFSYNLRGTVMDVRLLQS